A genomic segment from Lutzomyia longipalpis isolate SR_M1_2022 chromosome 3, ASM2433408v1 encodes:
- the LOC129792815 gene encoding uncharacterized protein LOC129792815 has protein sequence MSNKTGRNKRDTSGAQGNSSSWRSPRNNINSTKNDFKKLEIRNFPKDDGCTHFISIPFDDEKFKNSFNAFRNDVLDNSKTYRINENIVQKTEKLHKTILNLKLSNKDEIDRAKEVLEDEKGAIEEILKGSTAEKHVVIRGIKEPTNYMRTAFLFMKVISPILQRIQGHLMKALQRANLTVLNNARGLPPQIDQIVMISKNLLTPENTQNIDYTFNPGPIMRKYGNYEFGKFNITEMHLSRRYVYEDDGYFKNEMVLNF, from the coding sequence ATGAGTAATAAAACCGGCAGAAACAAGAGAGATACTTCAGGGGCTCaaggaaattcttcttcatgGAGAAGCCCGAGAAACAATATTAATTCAACGAAGAATGActttaaaaaacttgaaattcgcaattttccaaaagacgATGGCTGTACGCATTTCATTTCGATTCCATTcgatgatgaaaaattcaaaaactccTTCAATGCGTTCCGTAATGATGTGCTGGATAACTCTAAAACGTACCGCATCAATGAGAACATCGTTCAGAAGACGGAAAAACTTCATAAAACTATTCTTAACTTGAAACTCAGCAATAAGGATGAAATTGACCGTGCAAAGGAAGTGTTGGAGGACGAGAAGGGTGCTATTGAGGAGATTTTGAAAGGAAGTACAGCAGAGAAGCATGTGGTTATCCGTGGGATTAAGGAGCCAACGAATTACATGAGAACAGCCTTTTTGTTCATGAAAGTGATTTCTCCGATCCTTCAGCGGATTCAGGGCCATTTGATGAAAGCTCTTCAACGTGCTAATTTGACTGTTCTCAACAATGCAAGAGGGCTACCACCCCAAATTGATCAGATTGTGATGATTTCAAAGAATCTTCTAACTCCCGAGAATacgcaaaatattgattacaCATTTAATCCTGGACCAATTATGcgaaaatatggaaattatGAATTTGGGAAATTCAACATAACCGAGATGCATTTGTCACGTAGATATGTGTATGAAGATGATGGTTACTTCAAAAATGAAATGGTTCTCAATTTCTAA
- the LOC129792810 gene encoding probable tRNA N6-adenosine threonylcarbamoyltransferase gives MVIAIGFEGSANKLGIGIVQDGEVLVNVRKTYITPPGEGFLPRETAQHHRSKILELLKEALQNAKISPQDIDVVCYTKGPGMAPPLLTVAIVARTVAQLWDKPILGVNHCIGHIEMGRLITQAHNPTVLYVSGGNTQVIAYSRKRYRIFGETIDIAVGNCLDRFARIIKLSNDPSPGYNIEQMAKKGQKYLQLPYSVKGMDVSFSGILSYIERHAVPPKHPGKQKAVEQWNPEDLCFSLQETVFAMLVETTERAMAHCGSNEVLIVGGVGCNERLQEMMGIMCEERGAKLFATDERFCIDNGVMIAHAGAEMFKSGTRMPWREATITQRFRTDDVEVSWRDD, from the exons ATGGTAATTGCAATAGGATTTGAGGGAAGTGCCAATAAGTTGGGCATAGGAATAGTCCAGGATGGGGAAGTACTTGTTAATGTCCGTAAAACCTACATAACACCACCAGGAGAAG GATTTCTCCCCAGAGAAACTGCCCAGCACCATCGTAGTAAGATCCTAGAATTGCTGAAGGAGGCACTTCAGAATGCAAAGATATCTCCACAGGACATTGATGTGGTATGCTATACAAAAGGACCCGGAATGGCGCCCCCTCTGCTGACCGTTGCAATTGTGGCCAGAACTGTGGCTCAGTTGTGGGATAAACCAATTCTCGGTGTAAATCACTGCATTGGGCACATTGAGATGGGTCGACTAATTACTCAAGCTCACAATCCCACAGTACTTTACGTTAGCGGTGGGAATACGCAGGTGATTGCCTACTCCCGGAAACGGTATCGTATTTTCGGGGAGACCATCGATATTGCAGTTGGTAATTGTTTGGACAGATTCGCGCGGATTATAAAGCTATCCAATGATCCTAGTCCAGGGTACAATATTGAACAAATGGCCAAGAAGGGTCAAAAATACCTGCAACTTCCATACTCCGTTAAAG GTATGGATGTGAGTTTCTCAGGAATTCTCTCGTATATTGAACGACATGCAGTCCCACCGAAACATCCTGGGAAGCAGAAGGCCGTAGAACAATGGAATCCAGAGGATTTGTGCTTTTCACTGCAGGAGACAGTATTTGCCATGTTGGTAGAGACAACGGAACGCGCAATGGCGCATTGTGGATCAAATGAGGTACTCATTGTGGGTGGGGTAGGTTGCAATGAGCGCCTCCAGGAGATGATGGGCATTATGTGCGAAGAGAGAGGAGCAAAACTTTTTGCCACCGATGAACGATTTTGCATTGACAATGGTGTGATGATTGCTCATGCTGGTGCTGAGATGTTCAAAAGTGGCACAAGGATGCCCTGGAGAGAAGCCACCATCACACAGCGCTTCCGCACAGATGACGTTGAGGTAAGCTGGAGAGATGATTGa
- the LOC129792803 gene encoding double-strand break repair protein MRE11, with translation MSSANGDEIKDEDVIKILVTTDNHLGYAEKDSIRGDDSFIAFEECLQKAHEHNVDMILLGGDLFHIANPSQNSFNRCIKLLRNYVLGDSPIELEFRSDQTVNFWDALNRTVNYEDPNMNISIPVFSIHGNHDDPSGFGRLSCIDILASTGLLNYFGKCLNLEKVVVTPLMIIKGATKLALSGISHIHDSRFVRLMESGNVIFENATNEAEWFNLLVLHQNRADRGRKKFIPEETLPKFFDLIIWGHEHDCQIEPELNQKTKFFVSQPGSTVATSLSEGESIPKHCGILKIHRNQFDMTAIQLQTVRPFVFGNLNMEDHEEELNEPRTKLENQIHKLVTRRIEEMIVKAKEQISGHPKQPTLPLIRLRVQYSHDSYSFTPNVIHVQFFNRVANPNDIVTLHRQVSRTKQDIKRDEKAFSDAFDQERQNEDFQVEDVVNRYFTAVDGARKLDVLSTKCLGEVCRNILREDDDAAEKMITYSVELSLNHLKEKIPEKEAIDDELAEFTNKIDENFNKALQMLEKSGSVKTVSAARDAFSSIASDDELGSNDVAPTTSSGSRGASTRGQTATTRGRGRAPRRGRGAAKALEITTSKKQPSIQESLSQSQSTSRQTRSTRSNRKVVYDSDSE, from the exons ATGTCTAGCGCAAATGGTGATGAAATAAAGGATGAGGATGTAATAAAAATCCTCGTTACAACAGACAATCATTTGGGTTACGCTGAAAAGGATTCCATCCGGGGAGATGACAGCTTTATTGCCTTCGAGGAGTGCCTGCAGAAAGCTCATGAGCATAATGTGGACATGATCCTCCTAGGTGGGGATCTCTTTCATATTGCCAATCCATCTCAGAATTCTTTCAATCGTTGCATAAAATTGCTGAGGAACTATGTTCTCGGAGATAGTCCCATTGAATTGGAGTTCCGGAGTGATCAGACGGTTAATTTTTGGGATGCTCTCAATCGTACTGTCAACTACGAGGATCCCAATATGAATATCTCAATCCCAGTATTCTCCATTCATGGGAATCACGATGATCCAAGTGGATTTGGGCGCCTTAGCTGCATCGATATCTTGGCCAGTACAGGATTGCTCAATTACTTTGGGAAATGCCTCAATCTTGAGAAAGTCGTTGTGACTCCACTCATGATTATTAAGGGTGCAACGAAGCTTGCTCTCTCTGGCATCAGTCATATCCACGATTCGCGTTTTGTGCGTCTAATGGAAAGCGGAAATGTGATTTTTGAGAATGCCACCAATGAAGCTGAGTGGTTTAACTTACTTGTGCTGCATCAAAATCGTGCTGATAGAGGACGAAAGAAATTCATTCCCGAAGAGACTCTTCCCAAATTCTTCGATCTGATCATCTGGGGCCATGAACATGATTGCCAAATTGAACCAGAACTGAATCAGAAGACAAAGTTTTTTGTCTCTCAGCCAGGATCTACAGTTGCCACGTCCCTTAGCGAGGGCGAATCAATTCCCAAGCACTGTGGTATCCTGAAGATTCACCGCAATCAATTTGATATGACTGCCATCCAGTTGCAGACGGTACGCCCCTTTGTCTTTGGGAATTTGAACATGGAAGATCACGAAGAAGAGCTCAATGAACCACGTACAAAGCTCGAGAATCAGATTCATAAATTGGTTACTCGGAGAATTGAAGAGATGATTGTGAAAGCAAAGGAACAAATTTCAGGACACCCAAAGCAGCCAACTTTGCCCCTTATTCGTCTTCGGGTACAATACAGCCATGATAGTTACTCCTTCACTCCCAATGTCATTCATGTGCAGTTCTTCAATAGAGTCGCCAATCCAAATGATATTGTAACGTTGCACAGGCAGGTCTCTAGGACAAAGCAAGATATAAAG AGGGATGAGAAGGCGTTCTCTGATGCTTTCGACCAAGAGCGTCAGAATGAAGATTTTCAAGTGGAGGACGTTGTCAATCGCTACTTCACCGCCGTTGATGGTGCCAGGAAGTTGGATGTATTGTCCACAAAGTGCCTCGGGGAAGTGTGTCGTAACATACTGCGTGAAGATGATGATGCTGCAGAGAAGATGATAACTTACAGCGTTGAACTTTCATTGAATCACCTCAAAGAGAAGATACCCGAGAAAGAGGCCATTGATGATGAGCTGGCTGAATTTACGAATAAGATTGATGAAAACTTCAACAAAGCTCTCCAAATGCTGGAGAAGAGTGGTTCAGTGAAGACTGTTTCTGCTGCTCGAGATGCCTTCAGTTCAATTGCATCAGATGATGAGCTAGGCAGCAATGATGTTGCTCCAACAACATCTTCTGGATCCAGAGGTGCAAGCACCAGGGGACAAACTGCAACAACTCGTGGCCGTGGTAGAGCTCCCAGGAGGGGTCGTGGTGCAGCTAAAGCTTTGGAAATAACT aCCTCGAAGAAACAACCATCAATTCAGGAATCTCTCTCTCAATCCCAAAGCACTTCACGTCAGACCAGATCAACAAGGAGCAACCGCAAAGTTGTTTATGATTCTGACTCAGAGTGA